A part of Kitasatospora kifunensis genomic DNA contains:
- a CDS encoding sulfotransferase family protein — protein MPATPLALTLANLLLRPGFGARRNPDRVFDRLIATTAQADGDQLFADDFRLLLRNWSRDDSLTPVGWASARAHVRRQLSNRARIRQLISQHPAIEREPIEQPVFVVGLPRTATTLTHSILSLSAEHRCPLLWELLTPDLEPTPDQRRRAITAARRMVGAIDLFAPRFRDIHPLDAERPDECTFALPHTVMPLSQARIPNYTARHYERDFVPDYRYLKQVFQVLQYGRPRRRWVLKSPMHLENLDALRTVFPDATVVWTHRDPITVVASFCSLVEHGMAITVHPLDLHGIGATWLDVLSGAMTRGLAARASIPPEALVDVPYSWLGAHPATGAPKLYESIGARWTSATAARLPEITSRPKGTRPHSYDLARYGLTRAGVESAFADYNTLRAKVDQN, from the coding sequence TTGCCTGCCACCCCGCTCGCCCTCACCCTGGCCAATCTGCTGCTCCGGCCGGGCTTCGGTGCCCGTCGCAACCCCGACCGAGTCTTCGACCGGCTCATCGCCACAACCGCGCAGGCGGACGGAGACCAACTGTTCGCCGACGACTTCCGGTTGCTACTGCGCAACTGGTCGCGGGACGACAGCCTCACTCCGGTCGGCTGGGCATCCGCGCGTGCCCACGTCCGCAGGCAGCTCAGCAACCGGGCCCGGATCCGCCAACTGATCTCCCAGCACCCCGCGATCGAGCGCGAGCCCATCGAGCAGCCGGTGTTCGTGGTGGGCCTGCCGCGCACAGCCACCACACTGACCCACAGCATCCTGTCCCTCTCGGCCGAGCACCGATGTCCCCTGCTCTGGGAACTGCTCACCCCCGACCTGGAACCGACGCCCGATCAGCGCAGGAGGGCGATCACCGCCGCGCGTCGCATGGTCGGCGCCATCGACCTGTTCGCCCCGCGGTTCCGCGACATCCACCCGCTCGACGCCGAGCGCCCCGACGAATGCACCTTCGCCCTGCCGCACACCGTCATGCCACTGTCCCAGGCCCGCATCCCCAACTACACAGCCCGCCACTACGAACGGGACTTCGTCCCCGACTACCGCTATCTCAAGCAGGTTTTCCAGGTGCTCCAGTACGGTCGCCCGCGCCGCCGCTGGGTGCTGAAGTCACCCATGCACCTGGAGAACCTCGACGCACTGCGCACCGTCTTCCCGGATGCCACCGTCGTGTGGACACACCGCGACCCGATCACCGTCGTGGCGTCCTTCTGCAGCCTGGTCGAGCACGGTATGGCCATCACCGTCCACCCTCTCGACCTGCACGGAATCGGCGCCACCTGGCTCGACGTGCTGAGCGGCGCCATGACACGAGGCTTGGCGGCCCGTGCCTCGATCCCCCCCGAGGCGCTGGTGGACGTCCCCTACTCCTGGCTCGGGGCCCACCCTGCCACCGGCGCCCCCAAACTCTACGAATCCATCGGCGCCCGCTGGACGAGTGCTACCGCAGCCCGGCTGCCCGAGATCACCTCGCGCCCCAAGGGCACCCGCCCGCACAGCTACGACCTGGCGCGATACGGCCTGACCCGCGCCGGCGTCGAGTCGGCGTTCGCCGACTACAACACCCTGCGCGCCAAGGTCGATCAGAACTGA
- a CDS encoding phosphotransferase family protein — translation MHEDGPGPGTLAGVTRPDPVGLLDPATHAWLTRHALPGALLHEMDPLPGGFTNDMVLLTAQPPDAPGAQRYVLRRYRPSGSRVPRNTCAVEIAVLGRAAARTVPVTEVVAADPHGRATGRPTLLYRFVDGIPLSQVLADGLVSGEARALGRAVGEVLARIARAKLPRPGAFGDSSLVPAPDGAAPLGDLPGFVERCLVTAASDGPLSGTDLAVLRALARGGPRALAAVAGERSLVHGDFNPKNVLVQRRSGQWAVAAVLDWEMAFSGSPLFDVGNMLRFAHEYPPAFAAGFVDGFRGGNGRLPGDWLQLSRTLDLFALADILTAPPDPAYFARARAVLHRSTIHRS, via the coding sequence ATGCATGAGGACGGCCCCGGGCCGGGCACGCTGGCCGGTGTGACGCGTCCCGATCCGGTGGGTCTCCTGGACCCGGCCACCCACGCCTGGCTGACCCGGCACGCCCTGCCCGGCGCCCTGTTGCACGAGATGGACCCGCTGCCCGGCGGGTTCACCAACGACATGGTCCTGCTCACCGCCCAGCCCCCTGACGCGCCGGGCGCGCAGCGTTACGTGCTGCGCCGCTACCGGCCCAGCGGCAGCAGGGTCCCGCGCAACACCTGCGCGGTGGAGATCGCCGTCCTGGGCCGGGCGGCGGCCCGTACCGTCCCGGTGACCGAGGTGGTCGCAGCCGATCCGCACGGCCGGGCCACCGGCCGCCCCACCCTGCTCTACCGGTTCGTGGACGGGATCCCGCTCAGCCAGGTGCTCGCGGACGGCCTGGTGAGCGGCGAGGCGCGGGCCCTGGGCCGGGCCGTCGGTGAGGTGCTGGCGCGGATCGCCCGGGCCAAGCTGCCCCGCCCAGGCGCCTTCGGAGACTCTTCGCTGGTACCGGCCCCGGACGGCGCAGCCCCGCTGGGCGACCTGCCCGGGTTCGTCGAGCGCTGTCTGGTCACGGCGGCCTCGGACGGGCCGTTGAGCGGGACGGACTTGGCCGTACTGCGCGCCCTGGCCCGCGGCGGGCCCCGGGCGCTCGCCGCCGTGGCGGGTGAACGGAGCCTGGTTCACGGCGACTTCAACCCGAAGAACGTCCTGGTCCAACGACGTTCCGGGCAGTGGGCGGTGGCCGCCGTGCTCGACTGGGAGATGGCGTTCAGCGGCTCTCCGCTCTTCGACGTCGGGAACATGCTGCGCTTCGCCCACGAGTACCCGCCCGCCTTCGCCGCGGGCTTCGTCGACGGCTTCCGGGGCGGGAACGGCCGGCTGCCCGGGGACTGGCTGCAGCTCAGCCGGACGCTGGACCTCTTCGCGCTCGCGGACATCCTCACCGCTCCACCCGATCCGGCCTACTTCGCCCGCGCCCGCGCCGTGCTGCACCGGTCCACCATCCACCGGTCCTGA
- the cysD gene encoding sulfate adenylyltransferase subunit CysD produces the protein MTTVTTQEQLVNRGNAFTLSHLDVLEAESVHIFREVAGEFERPVILFSGGKDSIVMLHLALKAFAPAPIPFSLLHVDTGHNFPEVIEYRDRIVEKHSLRLHVAHVQEFIDDGRLRERPDGTRNPLQTVPLLDAIEGNKFDAVFGGGRRDEEKARAKERVFSLRDEFGAWDPRRQRPELWSLYNGRHAVGEHVRVFPLSNWTELDVWQYIEREQIGLPEIYYAHEREVFARDGMWLTAGDWGGPKESETVQKRLVRYRTVGDMSCTGAVDSDAATIEQVIAEIAASRLTERGATRADDKLSEAAMEDRKREGYF, from the coding sequence ATGACGACCGTGACCACCCAGGAGCAGCTCGTGAACAGAGGCAACGCCTTCACGCTCTCCCACCTGGATGTGCTGGAAGCGGAGTCGGTGCACATCTTCCGTGAGGTGGCGGGGGAGTTCGAGCGGCCGGTGATCCTCTTCTCGGGCGGCAAGGACTCCATCGTCATGCTGCACTTGGCGCTCAAGGCCTTCGCCCCGGCGCCGATCCCCTTCTCGCTCCTGCACGTGGACACCGGCCACAACTTCCCCGAGGTCATCGAGTACCGCGACCGCATCGTCGAGAAGCACTCCCTGCGCCTGCATGTCGCGCACGTCCAGGAGTTCATCGACGACGGCCGGCTGCGCGAGCGCCCCGACGGCACCCGCAACCCACTGCAGACCGTCCCGCTGCTGGACGCCATCGAAGGCAACAAGTTCGACGCCGTCTTCGGCGGCGGGCGCCGCGACGAGGAGAAGGCCCGGGCCAAGGAGCGCGTCTTCTCGCTGCGCGACGAGTTCGGCGCCTGGGACCCGCGCCGCCAGCGCCCCGAGCTGTGGTCGCTCTACAACGGCCGCCACGCGGTGGGCGAGCACGTGCGCGTCTTCCCGCTCTCCAACTGGACCGAGCTGGACGTCTGGCAGTACATCGAGCGCGAGCAGATCGGGCTGCCGGAGATCTACTACGCCCACGAGCGCGAGGTCTTCGCCCGCGACGGCATGTGGCTGACCGCGGGCGACTGGGGCGGCCCCAAGGAGAGCGAGACCGTGCAGAAGCGGCTGGTCCGCTACCGCACGGTGGGCGACATGTCCTGCACCGGCGCCGTCGACTCGGATGCCGCCACCATCGAGCAGGTGATCGCCGAGATCGCCGCCAGCCGCCTGACCGAGCGCGGCGCCACCCGGGCCGACGACAAGCTCTCCGAGGCCGCGATGGAAGACCGCAAGCGCGAGGGGTACTTCTAA
- a CDS encoding zinc-dependent alcohol dehydrogenase — MRALVYLGPGSAELQDRPAARLVHDDDVVVEIVGTGVCGTDRKILLGRFPARPGVVLGHESVGVVRETGPQVRSVVVGDRVVVNPTLYCGWCVPCRRGATNFCRHKAGTEVGVDRDGTYAEAVTLPERFVERVPAGLPFRSAVLIEPLACVLSNVQAASVTFDDTVVVLGAGPIGMLTALVAARRARRVTVAEPDGYRLERAREHFAHVVDVAGTDPAEAVLKTSGGERPSLVFDTTGTGLDAALRLIDDGGRVVVMGFDDTYTVPLRPLQLTNRGIQLIGAGDYRADIFPVAVDLAAELGAPRRPGTGTRSGAGTAPILERLVTHEFPLERYSQAFTALGGLTRGDQANGTNGANGVNGTDGTERPPCYDALKVVIRSHPGPVGADGWPVEL; from the coding sequence GTGCGCGCTCTCGTCTATCTGGGTCCAGGCTCCGCCGAACTGCAGGACAGGCCCGCCGCACGCCTCGTGCACGACGATGATGTCGTGGTGGAGATCGTCGGTACGGGAGTTTGCGGAACGGACCGCAAGATCCTGCTCGGGCGGTTCCCGGCCCGGCCTGGCGTGGTGCTCGGGCACGAGTCGGTGGGCGTGGTGCGGGAGACCGGGCCGCAGGTGCGTTCGGTCGTGGTGGGGGACCGGGTGGTGGTCAACCCGACGCTGTACTGCGGCTGGTGCGTCCCGTGCCGCCGGGGAGCGACCAACTTCTGCCGTCACAAGGCCGGGACCGAGGTCGGCGTCGATCGGGACGGCACGTACGCGGAGGCCGTGACCCTGCCGGAACGTTTCGTCGAACGGGTTCCCGCCGGGCTGCCCTTCCGCAGCGCGGTCCTGATCGAGCCGCTCGCCTGCGTCCTGAGCAACGTCCAGGCCGCGTCCGTCACCTTCGACGACACCGTGGTGGTGCTCGGCGCGGGCCCGATCGGGATGCTGACCGCACTGGTCGCCGCCCGCCGGGCGCGCCGGGTCACCGTCGCCGAACCGGACGGCTACCGGCTGGAGCGGGCCCGCGAACACTTCGCGCACGTGGTGGACGTGGCCGGAACGGACCCGGCCGAAGCCGTGCTGAAGACATCGGGCGGCGAGCGTCCCTCCCTCGTCTTCGACACCACGGGCACCGGCCTGGACGCGGCGTTACGGCTGATCGACGACGGCGGCCGGGTGGTGGTGATGGGCTTCGACGACACCTACACCGTGCCGTTGCGCCCGCTCCAACTCACCAACCGGGGCATCCAGTTGATCGGCGCCGGGGACTACCGGGCCGACATCTTCCCCGTCGCCGTGGACCTGGCCGCCGAACTCGGCGCCCCACGGCGACCCGGCACCGGCACCCGCAGCGGCGCCGGCACCGCCCCGATCCTGGAGCGGCTGGTGACGCACGAGTTCCCGCTCGAGCGGTACTCGCAGGCGTTCACCGCGCTCGGGGGCCTCACCCGAGGCGACCAGGCCAACGGGACCAACGGGGCCAACGGCGTCAACGGGACCGACGGCACCGAACGGCCACCGTGCTACGACGCGCTCAAGGTCGTCATCCGCTCGCACCCCGGCCCGGTCGGCGCCGACGGCTGGCCGGTGGAGCTGTGA
- a CDS encoding sulfate adenylyltransferase subunit 1 produces the protein MSTTTVEPTSLLRFATAGSVDDGKSTLVGRLLHDSKSVLADQLEAVEHASRKRGQQAPDLALLTDGLRAEREQGITIDVAYRYFATPKRRFILADTPGHVQYTRNMVTGASTAELAVVLVDARNGVVEQTRRHAAVAALLRVPHVVLAVNKMDLVDYAEPVFAAIAAEFTAYAASLGLGDIVAIPISALAGDNVVEPSAHMDWYGGPTLLEHLETVQVAGVSGDEPARFPVQYVIRPQSEEHHDYRGYAGQLASGVLRTGDAVTVLPSGRTATVAGIDVLGVETDIAWAPQSITVLLAEHLDVSRGDLIAAGPIPVPTKDVEAAVCHLHERPLRAGDKVLLKHTTRTVRALVKEISCRIDIDTLEQRSGAEGLSVNEIGHVVLRTAEPLALDDYTANRRTGSFLLIDPADGATLTAGMAGGSFGTAVDSAAPDANGEDRV, from the coding sequence ATGAGCACCACCACGGTCGAGCCCACCTCGCTGCTGCGCTTCGCCACCGCCGGCTCCGTCGACGACGGCAAGTCCACCCTGGTCGGCCGCCTGCTGCACGACTCCAAGTCGGTGCTGGCCGACCAGCTGGAGGCCGTCGAGCACGCCTCACGCAAGCGCGGCCAGCAGGCACCCGACCTGGCACTGCTCACCGACGGCCTGCGCGCCGAACGCGAGCAGGGCATCACCATCGACGTCGCCTACCGCTACTTCGCCACCCCCAAGCGGCGGTTCATCCTGGCCGACACCCCCGGCCACGTCCAGTACACCCGCAACATGGTCACCGGCGCCTCCACCGCCGAGCTCGCGGTCGTCCTGGTCGACGCCCGCAACGGCGTGGTCGAGCAGACCCGCCGCCACGCCGCCGTCGCCGCCCTGCTGCGCGTGCCGCACGTGGTCCTGGCCGTCAACAAGATGGACCTGGTCGACTACGCCGAACCCGTCTTCGCCGCCATCGCCGCCGAGTTCACCGCCTACGCCGCCTCCCTCGGCCTCGGCGACATCGTGGCGATCCCGATCTCGGCCCTGGCCGGCGACAACGTCGTCGAGCCCTCCGCACACATGGACTGGTACGGCGGACCCACCCTGCTGGAGCACCTGGAGACCGTGCAGGTCGCCGGCGTCTCGGGTGACGAGCCAGCCCGCTTCCCCGTCCAGTACGTGATCCGCCCGCAATCCGAGGAACATCACGACTACCGGGGCTATGCAGGCCAGTTGGCCTCCGGCGTGCTGCGCACCGGCGACGCTGTCACGGTGCTGCCCTCGGGGCGGACCGCCACCGTCGCGGGCATCGACGTGCTCGGTGTGGAGACCGACATCGCCTGGGCTCCCCAGTCGATCACGGTCCTGCTCGCCGAGCACCTCGACGTCTCCCGCGGTGACCTGATCGCGGCGGGCCCAATCCCGGTGCCCACCAAGGACGTCGAGGCCGCCGTCTGTCACCTGCACGAGCGTCCGTTGCGGGCCGGCGACAAGGTGCTGCTCAAGCACACCACCCGCACGGTGCGCGCGCTGGTCAAGGAGATATCCTGCCGGATCGACATCGATACTCTCGAACAGCGCAGCGGCGCCGAGGGGTTGAGCGTCAACGAGATCGGCCACGTGGTGCTGCGCACCGCCGAGCCGCTCGCCCTGGACGACTACACCGCCAACCGCCGCACCGGCTCGTTCCTGCTGATCGACCCGGCCGACGGCGCCACCCTGACCGCCGGCATGGCCGGCGGGTCCTTCGGCACCGCCGTTGACTCGGCGGCCCCCGACGCGAACGGGGAGGACCGGGTCTGA
- the cysC gene encoding adenylyl-sulfate kinase — protein sequence MPVAGEAAEAAPAVAPCGRGATVWLTGLPSAGKTTLALALAGRLRAEGHRVEVLDGDEIREFLSKGLGFSKEDRHTNVTRIGFVAERLASHGVKVLAPVIAPYADSRAAVRAQHDKNGTEFLEIHVATPADVCSKRDVKGLYARQAAGEIAHLTGVDDPYEVPESPDLRILTHTQSVAESTADLHALLTNRGLA from the coding sequence ATCCCGGTAGCAGGGGAGGCCGCAGAGGCAGCCCCAGCGGTCGCCCCCTGCGGGCGAGGCGCCACCGTGTGGCTGACCGGGCTGCCCAGCGCGGGCAAGACCACCCTGGCCCTCGCGCTGGCCGGGCGGCTGCGGGCCGAGGGGCATCGGGTGGAGGTCCTGGACGGTGACGAGATCCGCGAGTTCCTCTCCAAGGGCCTCGGGTTCAGCAAGGAGGACCGGCATACCAACGTGACCCGGATCGGCTTCGTCGCCGAGCGGCTGGCCTCGCACGGTGTCAAGGTGCTCGCTCCGGTGATCGCCCCCTACGCCGACTCCCGGGCAGCCGTCCGCGCTCAGCACGACAAGAACGGCACGGAGTTCCTGGAGATCCACGTCGCCACCCCGGCGGACGTCTGCTCCAAGCGGGACGTCAAGGGCCTCTACGCCAGGCAGGCGGCCGGCGAGATCGCCCACCTGACCGGCGTGGACGACCCGTACGAGGTTCCCGAGAGCCCCGACCTGCGCATCCTGACGCACACCCAGTCGGTCGCCGAGTCCACCGCCGACCTGCACGCCCTTCTGACGAACAGGGGTTTGGCATGA
- a CDS encoding NUDIX hydrolase — protein MSESPYVPRTFPISVKGVVLDRQDRVLLLKNEREEWELPSGKLELGEEPPDCAAREVREESGWEVEAGPLLDVWMYQPIPDRHVFIVTYGCHRLGADRAPVVSAEHKAIGLFRKDELADLVMPQGYKDSVARWYAHPARG, from the coding sequence ATGAGCGAATCCCCGTACGTCCCCCGTACTTTCCCGATCTCCGTCAAGGGCGTCGTCCTCGACCGGCAGGACCGGGTGCTGCTGCTGAAGAACGAGCGTGAGGAGTGGGAACTGCCCAGCGGGAAGTTGGAGTTGGGTGAGGAGCCGCCGGACTGCGCCGCCCGCGAGGTGAGGGAGGAGAGCGGGTGGGAGGTCGAGGCCGGTCCGCTGCTGGACGTCTGGATGTACCAGCCGATCCCCGACCGCCACGTCTTCATCGTGACTTACGGCTGCCACCGGCTCGGCGCGGACCGAGCGCCGGTGGTGAGCGCCGAGCACAAGGCGATCGGGCTCTTCCGGAAGGACGAGCTGGCCGACCTGGTGATGCCGCAGGGCTACAAGGACTCCGTGGCCCGCTGGTACGCCCACCCGGCCCGCGGCTGA
- a CDS encoding dioxygenase family protein: MENGSSKNVLTTPTPTVRCNGTPPTPALREGPYYKPDTPLRTDFRGDEEGGVPMLLHGTVCTREGKPIAGALLDFWQVGEAGVYDDDGFRLRGHQFADAEGRWRLETVLPAVYPGRTRHVHVKVQPPGGSVLTTMLYFPGERRNHLDKYFRTECLMDVRETAEGWDAEFTFVLDV; the protein is encoded by the coding sequence GTGGAGAACGGAAGTTCGAAGAACGTCCTGACGACGCCTACGCCAACCGTTCGCTGCAACGGGACGCCCCCCACGCCCGCCCTGCGTGAAGGGCCGTACTACAAACCTGACACACCTCTCAGGACCGACTTCCGCGGTGACGAGGAAGGCGGCGTCCCGATGCTGCTGCACGGCACCGTGTGCACCCGCGAGGGCAAGCCGATAGCGGGCGCCCTGCTCGACTTCTGGCAGGTCGGGGAGGCCGGGGTCTACGACGACGACGGTTTTCGGCTGCGCGGCCACCAGTTCGCGGACGCCGAGGGGCGGTGGCGGCTGGAGACGGTGCTGCCCGCGGTGTACCCGGGGCGGACGCGGCACGTCCACGTGAAGGTGCAGCCGCCCGGCGGATCCGTACTGACCACGATGCTGTATTTCCCGGGCGAGCGCCGAAACCATCTCGACAAGTATTTCCGGACGGAATGTCTGATGGATGTGCGGGAGACGGCCGAGGGTTGGGACGCCGAGTTCACCTTCGTCCTGGACGTGTGA
- a CDS encoding ROK family protein, whose protein sequence is MSAPRLGSIESGGTKFVCLVGSAPDRIEAETRFPTGQPGPTLARAIAFFRETAARTGPLEAIGIASFGPLELRPGHAKFGHLAATPKPGWSGVDVAGPFAAALGVPVGIETDVNGAALGEGRWGAARGLDTYVYLTVGTGIGGGAVIGGKVVSGLVHTEMGHLAVPRIAGDAFPGSCPFHGDCWEGLAGGEAMGARWGTPAEALTGDALRKALRLEAAYLAAGLRNIVYTTAPQRIVIGGGVAELPGLFPLLRAELTAALGGYPGLPEHAAEDFVVPARLGRLAGPAGGLVLAAGAATAARPRPGAGPSGGPDA, encoded by the coding sequence GTGAGCGCGCCGCGCCTCGGCTCGATCGAGTCCGGTGGGACCAAGTTCGTCTGCCTGGTCGGCTCGGCTCCCGACCGCATCGAGGCCGAGACCCGGTTCCCGACCGGCCAACCGGGCCCCACCCTGGCCCGGGCCATCGCCTTCTTCCGGGAGACCGCCGCCAGGACCGGACCGCTGGAGGCGATCGGTATCGCCTCCTTCGGGCCCCTCGAACTGCGGCCGGGCCACGCCAAGTTCGGCCATCTCGCTGCCACCCCCAAACCCGGCTGGTCCGGAGTGGACGTCGCCGGACCGTTCGCCGCCGCGCTCGGAGTACCGGTGGGCATCGAGACCGACGTCAACGGTGCGGCCCTCGGCGAGGGCCGCTGGGGCGCCGCGCGGGGCTTGGACACCTACGTCTACCTCACCGTCGGCACCGGGATCGGCGGCGGCGCGGTGATCGGCGGCAAGGTGGTCAGCGGCCTGGTCCACACGGAGATGGGCCACCTCGCGGTGCCCCGGATCGCGGGCGACGCCTTTCCCGGTTCCTGCCCCTTCCACGGCGACTGCTGGGAGGGACTGGCGGGAGGCGAGGCGATGGGTGCCCGCTGGGGAACCCCGGCCGAAGCGCTGACCGGCGACGCACTGCGCAAGGCGCTGCGGCTGGAGGCGGCCTACCTGGCCGCGGGGCTGCGCAACATCGTCTACACGACCGCACCCCAGCGGATCGTGATCGGCGGCGGCGTCGCGGAACTCCCCGGGCTCTTCCCGCTGCTCCGCGCCGAACTGACCGCGGCGCTGGGCGGATACCCCGGGCTGCCCGAGCACGCAGCCGAGGACTTCGTGGTCCCGGCTCGGCTCGGCCGGCTCGCCGGACCGGCCGGCGGGCTGGTCCTGGCGGCCGGGGCGGCCACCGCCGCACGGCCGCGGCCCGGCGCTGGGCCATCGGGGGGACCGGATGCATGA
- a CDS encoding aspartate aminotransferase family protein, whose translation MADLMRDQPDTKNDARSDARSGTRSDVRSDALSYAQNHLYYPVSAYEMDHGEGIHLYDTDGNEYLDCASGTFNLSLGYGHPEVVKAMRDQVERLVHATSTFQTAPVNELVRRLVEVTPPNLTKVHLKVSGGSTANEGAVKMAQIATGRRDVITLFRSHHGQTMMTTTMSGESFRKAPFPHLMPGVLQVPDPYCLRCFYRQAGPDSCGMLCVERINDFLDHASSGSVACVVVEPVSGSGGNIVPPDGYLAALRALCDERGIVLIFDEIQTGIGRVGRMFAAEHYGVRPDILTTAKGLGGSGAQIAAIVADERMAGLSADHHSFTYGGNVLAAAAAATTLDVIGRPGFLENVREVGAHIMERLRALAALHPAVVDVRGLGLMIGIEIGDDRGRPHSERAQALARRGMDHGLILRTSRYGRGNVIKIRPPLILTHTEADLLCDRLDALFAAEAAA comes from the coding sequence ATGGCCGACCTCATGCGCGACCAGCCCGATACGAAGAACGATGCCCGCAGTGACGCGCGAAGCGGTACTCGGAGCGACGTCCGCAGTGACGCCCTGAGCTACGCCCAGAACCACCTCTACTACCCGGTCAGTGCGTACGAGATGGACCACGGCGAGGGCATCCACCTCTACGACACCGACGGCAACGAGTACCTCGACTGCGCGTCCGGCACCTTCAACCTGAGCCTCGGCTACGGGCACCCCGAAGTGGTCAAGGCCATGCGCGACCAGGTGGAACGGCTGGTGCACGCCACCTCGACCTTCCAGACCGCCCCCGTCAACGAGCTGGTCCGGCGGCTGGTCGAGGTCACCCCGCCGAACCTGACCAAGGTGCACCTCAAGGTGTCGGGCGGCTCCACCGCCAACGAGGGCGCGGTCAAGATGGCGCAGATCGCCACCGGCCGCCGCGACGTCATCACCCTGTTCCGCAGCCACCACGGCCAGACCATGATGACGACCACCATGTCGGGCGAGTCGTTCCGCAAAGCTCCCTTCCCGCACCTGATGCCCGGCGTTCTCCAGGTCCCCGACCCGTACTGCCTGCGCTGCTTCTACCGCCAGGCGGGACCTGACAGTTGTGGCATGTTGTGCGTCGAACGGATCAACGACTTCCTGGACCACGCCAGTTCCGGCAGCGTCGCCTGCGTGGTCGTCGAACCGGTCTCCGGCAGCGGTGGCAACATCGTGCCCCCCGACGGCTACTTGGCCGCGTTGCGCGCCCTGTGCGACGAACGGGGCATCGTCCTCATCTTCGACGAGATACAGACCGGCATCGGCCGGGTCGGCCGGATGTTCGCCGCGGAGCACTACGGGGTCCGGCCCGACATCCTGACGACCGCCAAGGGCCTGGGCGGCTCCGGCGCCCAGATCGCGGCCATCGTCGCCGACGAGCGGATGGCCGGGCTCAGCGCCGACCACCATTCCTTCACCTACGGCGGCAACGTCCTCGCCGCCGCAGCAGCGGCCACCACCCTCGACGTGATCGGCCGCCCCGGCTTCCTGGAGAACGTCCGAGAGGTCGGCGCCCACATCATGGAGCGGCTGCGCGCGCTGGCCGCCCTGCACCCCGCCGTCGTGGACGTGCGCGGCCTCGGCCTGATGATCGGGATCGAGATCGGCGACGACCGGGGCCGCCCGCACAGCGAACGGGCCCAGGCCCTGGCCCGGCGCGGCATGGACCACGGCCTGATCCTTCGCACCTCCCGCTACGGCCGGGGCAACGTGATCAAGATCCGCCCGCCGCTGATCCTGACCCACACGGAGGCCGATCTGCTCTGCGACCGGCTCGACGCCCTCTTCGCCGCCGAGGCCGCCGCATGA